aaaaaaattatattatatatatagccTGACACGCTGGACCTACCCTTCCATCAcaaacactgtttatgaaattgaacactatttatgaaactgaacagtACTACACTATTAATGAAACTGAACGGTACTACACTATTAATTGgttcactttcataaatagtgcatagttcttggtcatgtttcataaatagtgcttaGTTACTGGGTCTAGTTTCATTAATATTGCAGTGCCTAGTTGTCATGTttccataaatagtgtctaatttttggtccagtttcataaatagtgtatagtctagtttcataaatagtttccacctattggtttagttttagaaataatgcCTAATTATTGgtttcatttgataaataatgtctacttattggtatagtttcataaataatgtttaCTTATTGGTCCAGTTTTATAAATAATGTCTATTTATTggtcaaattttataaatagtgtctcAGTCTTGGTTCAGTTTCACAAAGTTTGAAACTTAGATCTTGTTTGGTCCTGTAAAAGCACCAATTGCGCCAAAACGATGAGCCCATAAATGATCCTTTAAATCAAAACCTTGAGAAGATTATGTTCTCAATAATTATACTTAAAAAGTCATTTTCAATTACCATATTAAAATTCCCTCACATTTTTTACATACCTACAATAATTAAACGTAGCTCTCAATCCAATATCTTGAGCTTGGGTATCatcttggagaaatttttcttgTGCCCATAACACAAATAGTACACCATGTGTTATTATGTAAgtagtgggaaattttatttttcatgttatttaatttttaacacaaaaatCTTACAATTTATATAAAGACACCTGTAGTACGTGTTATTACTAACACCACCACCATTAACACCCTTGTCAACACCACCTCCAACTGCAACCACTAGCACTACACCACCGCTAATATCACACGGTCAACGACACCACCATTACCACCCTTGTCGCCACCACCTCCAATTGCAACCACTAGCGTTGCACCATCGCTAACATCACATGGCCAACGATGTCGCGgccaccacctccaccaccaccactaccgcCATATCACCACCACTTCCGCTGCCACCACCAGTGCTTGTACACCCCAACCATCACACCTTACTGTTGGCGCCACCTTCATTGTCTCTCCCATCACCACCAATGTTGTTGCCATCTCTGTTGTCACCACTACTCCCACTACCATGCCCAtcaccaacaacatttgccaattaaataagaaaatatCCATCCTTTTTAATTTATACCTTATATCTTTATTTTGGCCATCACCAACAACGTTTGCCATTTAAATAAGAAAATATTCTTCCTTTTTAATTTATACCTTATACCTTATTCTATACCTTAGACCTTAATTATTATAAGTGAGGAAATGAGTATGCTCTCGATGAAAGAACACAAAGCAGCATCCATCCTTGTAACTTTTACTTTCAAAAATAGAAACTGTTATTAACACTCTAAAAATCTAAATGTgtaactttctatatttaaaaaaaaaataacgagAAGttcacaattaaaattttaaaatgccaaaaataGTTCCCTGATACTAGTTCCCTAACGTATGATAGAAACCAATTCCATATGAATAATCAAAATAATGACCATATACCCTTTCTTGTCCTTCTAAAAGAACAATTACCTTTTACATAAGTCGATCCATCTATCGAGTGCAATGCTAATATGATCAAATAGCACACCACTTACAACAACATACAGCAAACAGCAATGCAAACATGTTTTTAATAGTACATAAATGATCCTTTAACTTCTACAAAATACATGTCAATAATtgacaagcacaacaaacacTATAAACTTAATTGGGGTGCTATATTATACCCGATTTATCACCCCCAAAACATATAATATCACATAATAATACACCTCCCTAATTAACCAAAACAATATTTTGAAACAGCCTATACATTGTAACTGATCAGACCATGTTATCCAGAAACCAAAAGTCCATGCCATTCCTGACTGAAACCAACCTGCGTAAAAATTAAGCTTCACTATTTTCTAACGCATTATGGTCTCCTCCATGAAATAGCAGCTTAACTTGACCAGAGAGAAAAATGGACCAATTAAAGACAAGGAGGCTTAGCTAGATATGATTTGCAGAGAGTCGTCGATCAACTGAGATTCATCAAACCCTAGGCTATCTTCACTGTCCATCTGTCGATTCGTTTCATGCATGGAAGACAGAAGAAAAAACGTAAGAGGTATCTAAGTTGCACTTGGTCTTCTCTTTCATTTCCCTTATCTCTTACTTCACTCTTTCTTTCTTGTGTGCCGTTGTGGCTGAAGAAGGTGACGAACCATTGTTGCCAGGTGGAGTGCTTGCATGCTGGTTCCTTTGCGACTTTCCTGGCCTTTTGTTGCCCTCTGATTTTGGCCCGGCTTGCCTCTCTGATTTTGGCCCCGCATGCCGTACTTTCACTCCTCGTATCATctatgcatatatatacatatactttaacaaaaacataattaacacaattttttatttatttagagtGGATCGCATTACTAGCCAACTTGGATTATACTAATTAACAACAATATATGAAAAAATTACTAATTCTCTAATAACATTAATATtcatgtgataaaaaaaaaaaactaattaaaaaagaGGATGTGATGTCCTTGATGCTTACATATTTGTTACATTTCACGTCGGAGTAGATGACTATGAAGTCTCCTTCTTGGAGTCCATTTGCTCTCACAAAATCTCCTTCAATAACATAAATCAGTTGAAATTTAGAAagacaattaaaacaatgcttgaTGCTTAATAAATATCATTCATCAATGCGCACCTGTGTTTTCAAGGAGATACATCCTGCTTTTGTTGTTGGGCCAGTACCTGAAACTCCACATACAAAGAAGAAAGGGGGACAACAAAATTACTTATAATTTCTGAATGTACTAAAAGCAATGAAATTAACATTAATGAACCTAATATTCGTGACTGCAAAATGGACATTAAGAGACTCAATATTTGTAGAATACCTGTAGCGCATGTTCCACACACGAGAAGTCCCAATGTCCTCCATTGCAATGGAAATCCCATCTCTTGCATCCAATTCAGGAAGATGGGTTTCTGCTTCTTTCTGATATTAACACCAAAAACAACAATTTCCACTCAATACAACTTGTTTCCAATACAAGGAATACAATTAATCTTTCGAACCAATTAAGGAAATTAATAACTAACTTTTGGCAATACAATTCTTCCAAGACTACCCACGTCACTCTGCTTCAACACCTTCTGAAGAAGAAACTTCAGATTCTTCTCAGATTTccatccctaaaaaaaaaacacaattccatgtAATCAATTGTTGTTCATATAATTCCAATCaattaatcattttttttagagTATCCAATCAATTAATATCAAACGAAATAAAAATGCTAAGCAAAAACTGCACCAAATTACAAACCCACCTGACGCCTCTCCTGTCTTTCTTGTCTTTCTTGCACAGCACTACGACCGTGATTGTAATTCTGTGCTTGAGTACTAGCTGGCCGATCCATCTGCTGCACTGGAGGAAGTGGTGCGGCTTCCTGCATAATGCTAGGCATCATGGCAATGGCAGAAGGGGACGGGGCTGCTGTGGCGGTGGGCCAGTAAAACCAGTTGCCCGGATTGGCCTGCAGCGGCACAGCACCAGTGCAATTAAGATCAGTAGTGTTCCCAACAAGCCTTGTCTGCTGAAGATGGTGAtgatctggcatttgattattAAGTTGCTGAGAATTCTGTTGATGGCCGTGGTGCCTATGGTGAGACACAAGCCTTTTCTGCCTCGCCATCCGTTTCTTCCTCGCCTCTTTGGTAGCCGAAGACCCTAACCTCATCAACTGATGCTCACCATTCCCGGGAAAATATTGATAAGGCTGGTATTGACTGCCATACCCAGCAAAAGCCTGGGGATGGTGTTGGGGAGGGGCTAGGTGAATGTTATTATCCGGGAATGACCCGTAAGGGGCTGTTCCCATACCGAACGGAGAAGACGGCCATGATGGCTGACCGGAttcaatcatgtgatgatgatACTCCGGAGATGTTTGGTATGGGCTTGGCCCATTCCCAAAAGGGTCAGCTGCCATGTACCCTATCATGGAAGTATAAGTCGCAGGCGGAGGAGGAGCCGGAGGAGGAGTGGGGATAAGTAGTCCCCCCGCTGCCGGATCATAGGCGGCTGCATGTGGTGGAGGCGCCATCCATTGTGTTTGAGTGAAATTACGAGAAGGGTTTGATTCAAATACTCTAGaactagggttagggttagggtttagaaaaGGATCTTGGTACTGTTGTTGGGTGATTATGTTGGAGTCTTTGGTGGTGATGCTATTGCTGCGCCTCTTTTGGAGATGGTTGGTCTGAACCCACTCAAGCACAAGTTTAAGCAACTGCTTCATGGCCTCTTTTCCTCCGCCCAAGCGCCTGGCGGCGCACTCGATCGTCGACTTCTTGATCTTCACACTTCTCAAGTCTTCGGCGGAGACCGTCTCTCTGTTGGACCTCAGCCACTCCAAGAACACCATGGCCATGTCGTCCGGATCCTTGTTTTCATTACTCAGATCCTTATTAGTATTCTCCTCATCATGTCCAACtacttgtttttgttgttggggATTGGACTGAATAGTAGTAGCGCTTTCATGATGGTCTTGTAATAGTTGAGCCATGGCTAATTGCTGATTATCTTGATCTTGTTGAAACTGCTCCATGAAAAGGCTGTCACTTTGGAAAATGGAAGAAGGGTAAAAAAACTCGTTGGGTTCAAAGAGATCCATGTACCCAAAAGTTTCCGTCTCTTCCATGCAATCTATtccgccaccaccaccgccgAGATCCAACGGCTGAGAGATCTCCATCGAGGCGGTGGAGGACAAAGCATGCGCATCAACTGTCTGATCATCAATCTGCGAGTGCTGGTGGTGGTAACTGTTCTGGTTGGGCTGCCGCTTTCTCTCTCCATCTTCGGGCTCCGCATCCGACTTGAGAACGGCCCAAGAGGCCGCGGAGGAGGACGAGGAGACCgatgaagaggaggaggaggagcacGTGACTGGCTTGACCGGTGCAGGAgtggaggatgaggaggaagaggaggacaTGCATGGGAAGTCCGGGAGAGGAGGGAAGTGGTCGTTGTAGAAGATGGAAGGGTCATTGATATCGGCAAGAAGAGCAGTCTCCTGGCCATCGTCAAGCCACATCTCTCCGTGGTCCACTCCGAGAGTATCCTCCTGATCTTCTGCAGGCAAATCTTGATGGTGATGAAGAACCGGAACCTGAACCTGAACTTTCTCCCCCTTCATTTCTTTTGAAACTGTTGATCTTCgatgaacaaaaacaaaacccttTCGGGattttttgtgtatttttttcctttctgttGGTATCAGATATttttgagaaagagagagtggaTAATACGGGGATtaattcttcatcttcttctgtgTACGGATAAGTGCAAGTGGGGAGGAAATAAGACTGTATTGGATTAAGGAAGCAAGAGATTGAAAGGGTCCGCTTTTGGTATCAAACCCTTACACAGAGGCAACATAAAACATCTGGTCTATCAACAACAGCAAAGATATATATCTAAACCacacaaaatataataataactTATTTAGTCACAGAAAGCGACGTCACCACTCTCTAATCCGTGAATCTATTCATATTTAATCACGTTATTATCACAAAACATCGGCCTCAACAAACATTGATTCTGCGCAGACCAACAGAAAAAACAACTCCAACAAACCCTAGTTCTTCACAGGCAGGACTGGAACCTGGCGGAGCCGCGGTGGAGAGAGAGTAGAATAGTGGAGGATATAGAAGTGATGCTGTTCAGGAGTGTAGAGAAAGCGCATGGTTAAATGGAGAGGGGAGGGGTGAGAAAAAGCTCTCAACAACCCCCATGTGTGGTCTGGTTGGTTCTGGGAAGTTTCAATGTATTTGCACCACCaagatttctgataaattttttttttttttggtttttttttttttttatggagatAAAGttcaattggttttttttttcctggggTTTTTTATCTGAATTTCATCCCTCTGTCCATTCACATACATGGCCTATTAagtaagagagagaagaaaagaagaggcagttttagagagagaaaggagagtaATAAGAGAGGACGGATTaaagaaacaacaaaacaaaacctcgTGCCCCTACTTTCTCAGCCCTAACTCCGTATTTTGTGCCACCAACCATACGTTCCCACCTGAATGGTGCCACCGTGCGGTGCCTCAgcctttattattattaacctCCCATCATAATTAACCTCATCTTACATATTTACATTAACATTGGCTGGCAATTAGGTTTTTTACCATTCTTTTTTAGTTCAAAAGGGTTCGTTTGCATATTTTTGCCATGGTTACACCAATAAACGAACAAAAATAAAGCATATAAACAAACCCTAGTTACTATAAAAGGTAAAAATGCAATCGTATAATGCATGGAATGAGTCCAGTCTGTGAAAATGCCTTGATTacacaacaaaaacaaacatgTAAACCAACCCCTAATTACTAAGGAATGTTAAATGGAACGGTTAACATCTTTGATATTTTTCTCTCCGTTTTCTCTAGAATTTGTAGAGAGAGACGGTGTGTAAGTGGACCGACTAATTTCTAATTTCTATTGGTTAGATTGTAATTCCCGGAGTCCAATATTTAATTCCAACAAAATAAAAGTCcaaaatttagtccaaaaacaaaagaaaataaaataaaaaggttcgATAATTTACCTAACAAGCTTTGTCTGGACTCGTGGGTGAAGCGGCGGGCATCACCATTTGATGCTACGCGTCCATGCAGTTCTGACGTAACCCCCTTtccttttccctctctctctctctctctcttctgcaTCTGCCAATAACCGCGCTCGTCCGTTTCAACTCACTCTGTCTCTTCCCGATATCTGACGCCACTCTCCAAGCACCAGTTAGATTCACATCTACACAGCTCCACTACTCCTGACCGGCGAATCATGTTCTGCCACGTACCGTAAATCAGATACGACGCTCGCGCGGCACCCATTCGGTTTTGTAGCTGGCTGCTTGTTATTGGCCGCTGGGATGGGTGAAGTGATGCCATTCGTCACCGCTTCTATTGGGCCTTCTTGTTTCCGTACATCACAGTCACTTCGGGTTTGTTCTCCTACGACTTTTGGTTTGTGGGGTCCCACGTGGATCTGGGTGATGTTAGCCAACAACGAACAGCCACCTCGgaggtttgtttttttttttttttttttttttttcaggtatGTTTATAGTAAAGGGGAAGAGATCCCCGATCTCTCCCACCAGATCATAGGGATTTAGAAATCTGGACatttcaaatttgatttaattgttataattattataacttttagaaagatcttttatttgtagcagttagatcaaatttcaagaatccGGATTCCTAGGATTTAGTGAGAGAGATCCGGAGGGGATCTCTTCCATTGGAAagggatcatctccggatcctttcctcctaatccaccaagtcCAGGGATCCaggcctttgaaatttgatcaaacggctaaagttattataaattttaatgtgagCCCCTATTTGTggtcgttggattaaatttcaacggtcAGGATCCCTAAAGAAGGGATCCGAGGATCCCTTTCCATGTTTATCctacaaattaataaaatttgaaatttgttaCTCTGTCCATTTTTCCTATTTTCCCTAATTATACAAGTAGAAAAGAATTAGCGTGGATGAAGCTCGTCCCATtaacttaattttgttttttggttaattacttctgggttttgggtttggctttaataaactcttttttttaatGATCATAAACCAAAGAACATTGTTGTCTATCGTATCGTCTTCGTCACTAGTACATGAGTTTGAGAGAAAGTAATGGAATGTGAGTGATTGATCCACCGTTTATATTTGCACAACACATATTATGTGTGTATATACGTTGGATAAATGAGGGACTACAAATATTGTTTGGATTACGTTAATGAGTCCAAATTGCACCGCCAAGATGAAAAATGGTGATTATGTCGTAACTTCACCGATTATGAACAAAGGTTGCGGTGTCAATCTTTCACTTTAGACTTAATGAGGATACCATAATATAATGACACTTTGATTTTGTAGAAATTTAAATTGGGCTTCATCTTTTACTTGTATAGtgattgtggagccaaaaataatcacaaggtgacacgtggatttttgggtaaaagatgataaaaatacccttgaggcataccgggattcctacgcgcgagcagcggacaatcatctgtcaatcaagtcaaaagtgtccaaaataggtaacaaatttaAAGATgttctcatccatcctcatcttgaGTAATTATTTTATAACCTACATAACATTCCATTTAAGTGgaggttaattggctaattaatggattaattcataattaatctattaatcaccaattaaatcatCCATTACAACCCAAAAAATACCCAAGGGCCGGCCACTCTTTCTTCCAAAGAGGGCCGGTCatgctctataaataggactccattttctctaaaaagctAGTTCCACACTCTTGAAAAACTCcaaaaaactctccaaatatttttctctctaaattctaactttggcatcggaggttcttcggccaaagccccccattcatcgtggatGCGTGAGGCTGTTGGCCTTAACccaaggtgttaattgttttgtaggtgcaattttgtccaagaagaagaaggcggaaatttgcatccacaatgatCACAAATATTCTTGacatgtgtaatttttttttttcgtgttCCACTCATGGTGGGCAATGTAAATCGCGTTGTCTAGATGAAAAATGATAGTCATGCTATAACTTAATCATGCGTTGATTATACTCAAAGCTTGTGGCCTCATATTTCACTTTTTATTTAATAACAATGTCATAACTTAAAAACTTGTTGAATTTAAACTGactttcatattttatttttgtagtgATAACAAGTGACTAACATGTTTAAAAAACTTTACCGTGTCGGCATGGCGGACATTTTAAATCTCACTACCAAAATGTCAAATGGTAGTCATGCTGTAACTTGAGTAGGCATTTATAATAATTAAAGATTGGGGGCGTCAATTTCACTTTTCACTTAAGAGCACTTCCACCTGTTAACAAATGTGTTCAGGCCAGCACCCCCAAAAACCTATTCCACCCACCCAATAGGCTGGCCCAAAGTggaaggcagttttgagcccaGCACATAATTGACTGAGCAAGAAATCGGGCTGTATGACGTATGGTTGACGTCAGCCACGTGAAACCCTTTTTTTGAGCTAGGTGCGTGGAAAACACGCGCACGTGGGCATGAGTTGCCGACAGCATCGCAGAGGTGGGGCCCACCGTGCAGGCGCATTATGGGATTCTAGCATGGGGATATGTGGCGCCTCCAtgtccgttggatttccaatggtaaaaaaatttgaaattcaaaattaatgGCTACTAACATGGCACAATCTGTACTGTTCGATTTTTagatcaacggtccagattTTTTTGccataaaaatttattattattattttatatataatattttaataaaattgactaggctatttagttttaggagtggagatgcatttggccaattactgttcattggagtcaattactattcatttgggTGGATTAAATGGATTTTGGACTAGCtcattttttaggggtggagttgctctaatgaGGATATCATAACCTATTGGTGTATAGATTTTGTTCAAATTTAAACTggatttcttcttctacttATGTAGTGATAACAAATGGCTAATAGGCCTAAAAGACCTTACCGTGTTCTCGGCATGGCGGACATTCTAAATCTCGCTGCCTAAATGACAAATAGTAGTCATGCCGTAACTTGACTACGC
This genomic interval from Malus domestica chromosome 05, GDT2T_hap1 contains the following:
- the LOC103435961 gene encoding B3 domain-containing transcription factor ABI3-like isoform X2 — translated: MKGEKVQVQVPVLHHHQDLPAEDQEDTLGVDHGEMWLDDGQETALLADINDPSIFYNDHFPPLPDFPCMSSSSSSSSTPAPVKPVTCSSSSSSSVSSSSSAASWAVLKSDAEPEDGERKRQPNQNSYHHQHSQIDDQTVDAHALSSTASMEISQPLDLGGGGGGIDCMEETETFGYMDLFEPNEFFYPSSIFQSDSLFMEQFQQDQDNQQLAMAQLLQDHHESATTIQSNPQQQKQVVGHDEENTNKDLSNENKDPDDMAMVFLEWLRSNRETVSAEDLRSVKIKKSTIECAARRLGGGKEAMKQLLKLVLEWVQTNHLQKRRSNSITTKDSNIITQQQYQDPFLNPNPNPSSRVFESNPSRNFTQTQWMAPPPHAAAYDPAAGGLLIPTPPPAPPPPATYTSMIGYMAADPFGNGPSPYQTSPEYHHHMIESGQPSWPSSPFGMGTAPYGSFPDNNIHLAPPQHHPQAFAGYGSQYQPYQYFPGNGEHQLMRLGSSATKEARKKRMARQKRLVSHHRHHGHQQNSQQLNNQMPDHHHLQQTRLVGNTTDLNCTGAVPLQANPGNWFYWPTATAAPSPSAIAMMPSIMQEAAPLPPVQQMDRPASTQAQNYNHGRSAVQERQERQERRQGWKSEKNLKFLLQKVLKQSDVGSLGRIVLPKKEAETHLPELDARDGISIAMEDIGTSRVWNMRYRYWPNNKSRMYLLENTGDFVRANGLQEGDFIVIYSDVKCNKYMIRGVKVRHAGPKSERQAGPKSEGNKRPGKSQRNQHASTPPGNNGSSPSSATTAHKKERVK
- the LOC103435961 gene encoding B3 domain-containing transcription factor ABI3-like isoform X1 produces the protein MKGEKVQVQVPVLHHHQDLPAEDQEDTLGVDHGEMWLDDGQETALLADINDPSIFYNDHFPPLPDFPCMSSSSSSSSTPAPVKPVTCSSSSSSSVSSSSSAASWAVLKSDAEPEDGERKRQPNQNSYHHQHSQIDDQTVDAHALSSTASMEISQPLDLGGGGGGIDCMEETETFGYMDLFEPNEFFYPSSIFQSDSLFMEQFQQDQDNQQLAMAQLLQDHHESATTIQSNPQQQKQVVGHDEENTNKDLSNENKDPDDMAMVFLEWLRSNRETVSAEDLRSVKIKKSTIECAARRLGGGKEAMKQLLKLVLEWVQTNHLQKRRSNSITTKDSNIITQQQYQDPFLNPNPNPSSRVFESNPSRNFTQTQWMAPPPHAAAYDPAAGGLLIPTPPPAPPPPATYTSMIGYMAADPFGNGPSPYQTSPEYHHHMIESGQPSWPSSPFGMGTAPYGSFPDNNIHLAPPQHHPQAFAGYGSQYQPYQYFPGNGEHQLMRLGSSATKEARKKRMARQKRLVSHHRHHGHQQNSQQLNNQMPDHHHLQQTRLVGNTTDLNCTGAVPLQANPGNWFYWPTATAAPSPSAIAMMPSIMQEAAPLPPVQQMDRPASTQAQNYNHGRSAVQERQERQERRQGWKSEKNLKFLLQKVLKQSDVGSLGRIVLPKKEAETHLPELDARDGISIAMEDIGTSRVWNMRYSFRYWPNNKSRMYLLENTGDFVRANGLQEGDFIVIYSDVKCNKYMIRGVKVRHAGPKSERQAGPKSEGNKRPGKSQRNQHASTPPGNNGSSPSSATTAHKKERVK